The following proteins are encoded in a genomic region of Chloroflexota bacterium:
- a CDS encoding acyl dehydratase: protein MTTQDFAKQLADTHAKITDEGIAKFRERIGVVVPREKPYNEYAAIDSMRHFVESYGGDNPLYTNPEYAKGTRWRNMIASPEFLTTTGVSEVKEIRPEIRKRGEHALAGVHEFFSGDEWEWFAPVYAGDSFIRRYYLYDVVEKERSQFSGGRSVITKYRSDYINQRGELVATDRFYFIKVERDAAVKTGKNKHIERTRYTVEQIKEMDEAYKNQFRRGADVLYWEDVKVGDSLPALVKGPMTLTDMIVWCRGWGGGMQHTRNAWKDRSRHPKFYSLNEWGVPDIVERVHWDDAWAQKIGNPRAYDFGRMRSVYLSELVTNWMGDDAWLWKLSSQFRAFNFMGDATWFKGKITGKSVTPEGNHIVELELWGENERHEVTAPGNATVILCSREKGPVQLPRPSAKTEGTVPLIY, encoded by the coding sequence ATGACTACCCAGGATTTCGCAAAGCAGTTGGCAGACACGCACGCCAAGATCACGGACGAAGGCATCGCCAAGTTCCGAGAGCGCATCGGAGTCGTTGTGCCAAGGGAGAAGCCCTACAACGAGTACGCCGCCATTGACAGCATGCGCCACTTCGTCGAGTCCTACGGCGGTGACAACCCCCTCTACACCAATCCGGAATACGCCAAGGGCACGCGCTGGCGCAACATGATCGCCTCCCCCGAGTTTCTGACGACCACCGGCGTCAGCGAGGTCAAGGAGATACGGCCGGAGATCCGCAAGCGCGGCGAGCACGCCCTGGCGGGGGTCCACGAGTTCTTCTCAGGCGACGAGTGGGAGTGGTTCGCCCCTGTCTATGCCGGGGACTCCTTTATCCGCCGCTACTACCTCTATGACGTTGTGGAGAAGGAGCGGAGCCAGTTCTCCGGCGGCCGCTCCGTCATCACCAAGTACCGCTCCGACTACATCAACCAGCGTGGAGAGCTTGTCGCCACGGACCGCTTTTATTTCATCAAAGTGGAGCGGGATGCCGCGGTGAAGACGGGGAAGAACAAGCACATCGAGCGGACGCGCTACACGGTCGAGCAGATCAAAGAGATGGACGAGGCCTACAAGAACCAATTCCGTCGCGGGGCGGATGTGCTCTACTGGGAGGATGTGAAGGTGGGCGATAGCCTGCCGGCCCTAGTGAAGGGCCCCATGACGCTGACAGATATGATCGTCTGGTGCCGTGGCTGGGGCGGCGGCATGCAGCACACCAGGAACGCCTGGAAAGACCGCTCGCGCCATCCCAAGTTCTACTCCTTGAACGAGTGGGGCGTGCCGGACATCGTCGAGCGGGTGCACTGGGACGACGCCTGGGCGCAGAAGATCGGCAACCCGCGCGCCTATGATTTCGGCCGCATGCGCAGCGTCTACCTCTCCGAGCTGGTCACCAACTGGATGGGCGACGACGCCTGGCTATGGAAGCTTTCCAGCCAGTTCCGCGCCTTCAACTTCATGGGCGATGCCACTTGGTTCAAGGGCAAGATCACCGGGAAGAGCGTGACACCGGAAGGCAACCACATCGTTGAACTGGAGCTGTGGGGAGAGAACGAGCGCCACGAGGTTACGGCCCCCGGGAACGCCACGGTCATCCTCTGCTCCCGCGAAAAGGGGCCGGTGCAGCTGCCTCGGCCTTCGGCGAAGACGGAAGGGACCGTGCCGCTGATATACTAG
- a CDS encoding DUF2075 domain-containing protein codes for MPTPVARSFYSNSIAKFLTEEPSQILGKLAAASSSDDTGDQKNAWLEQIRLLQRTLPPFQRGHILFEYSIPRIGKRIDNIIILDGIIFVIEFKVRSSGEAKHQLPDIEQVTDYALDLKYFHSASRDAPIIPILFDTHAQSAKTEVRIAEDMVSKCLPANQSTFEDVMKSVLKKVPASHLDPVTWERAHYSPTPTIIEAACELYRTHAVLEISRSDAANLTETTDALSLIIREAKSSSQKSICFVTGVPGSGKTLAGLNLAIAQQNQATDEHATFLSGNGPLVQVLQEALARSTTKESQIKTTKKSALRKVNEFVQPIHRFRDEGLRDLETPPTEKVIIFDEAQRAWSQEQTADFMRRKRKQADFSQSEPQFLISYVNRHKNWAVVICLVGGGQEINTGEAGLSEWFKALATTFPDWHVHVSDRLTDSEYAVDEIFFKSINPSKLHINNHLHLATSIRSFRSEHVSNFVKALLDCDIATSIEMKKALKEKYPLVLTRNLDRAKEWVKTNARGSERYGLVASSGAKRLRPLGITVQAEINPANWFLNPSYDVRSSYYLEEVATEFDVQGLELDWTIVGWDADFRFTEGAWRTLSFSGFSWKQIKSPVQQGYRKNSYRVLLTRARQGMVIFIPLGDSRDNTRRPEFYDGTYNYLRQIGVEEI; via the coding sequence ATGCCTACACCAGTTGCACGTTCATTCTATTCAAACTCGATAGCAAAATTCCTCACGGAGGAACCTAGCCAAATTCTAGGCAAGCTAGCTGCGGCTAGTTCCTCCGACGACACTGGCGACCAGAAGAATGCCTGGCTGGAACAAATTAGGCTTCTGCAAAGAACTCTCCCCCCATTTCAACGCGGCCACATTCTCTTCGAGTACTCGATCCCAAGAATCGGGAAGCGTATAGACAACATCATAATTCTAGATGGCATCATATTCGTCATCGAATTTAAGGTTCGCAGTTCGGGAGAAGCAAAACACCAGCTTCCTGATATTGAACAAGTCACCGATTACGCCCTCGACCTCAAGTACTTTCATTCCGCAAGCAGAGATGCCCCGATCATTCCAATCCTCTTTGATACCCATGCTCAATCGGCAAAGACTGAAGTTCGCATTGCCGAGGACATGGTTTCTAAATGTCTGCCAGCAAATCAAAGCACATTCGAAGATGTTATGAAGTCGGTGCTAAAGAAGGTTCCAGCCTCACACCTAGACCCGGTTACCTGGGAACGAGCCCATTACAGCCCTACTCCGACAATTATCGAAGCGGCGTGTGAGCTCTACAGAACCCACGCCGTCTTAGAGATTTCTCGCTCCGACGCAGCAAACCTTACTGAGACAACGGATGCCCTGTCACTGATCATTAGAGAAGCGAAGTCCAGCTCGCAGAAGTCGATCTGCTTTGTTACAGGAGTCCCAGGATCAGGCAAGACGCTTGCTGGATTAAACCTGGCTATAGCGCAACAAAATCAGGCCACTGACGAACACGCCACCTTTCTTTCTGGCAATGGCCCCTTGGTTCAGGTTCTTCAAGAGGCGCTAGCCAGATCTACAACTAAAGAGTCACAAATCAAAACGACGAAGAAAAGCGCCCTCCGGAAGGTTAATGAGTTCGTCCAACCAATCCACCGCTTTCGTGATGAGGGTCTAAGAGATTTAGAGACTCCACCTACGGAAAAAGTGATTATCTTTGATGAGGCTCAAAGAGCGTGGAGTCAAGAGCAAACTGCAGACTTCATGAGAAGAAAAAGAAAGCAAGCCGATTTCTCGCAATCTGAACCTCAGTTCCTTATTAGCTACGTGAATCGTCACAAGAATTGGGCTGTCGTCATCTGCCTGGTCGGCGGGGGCCAGGAAATTAACACCGGTGAAGCAGGACTCTCCGAATGGTTCAAAGCCTTGGCTACGACATTTCCGGATTGGCACGTGCATGTCTCTGATAGACTTACTGACTCGGAATATGCCGTAGACGAGATTTTTTTCAAGAGCATCAACCCTTCAAAGTTGCATATCAATAACCACTTACATTTGGCCACTTCTATCAGATCTTTTCGATCTGAACATGTCTCCAATTTTGTGAAGGCTTTGCTTGATTGCGACATCGCTACCTCAATCGAGATGAAAAAGGCACTGAAAGAGAAATACCCACTAGTGCTGACACGCAACCTCGATAGAGCAAAAGAATGGGTAAAGACAAACGCACGAGGGTCAGAGCGCTATGGATTGGTTGCCTCGTCAGGGGCCAAACGGCTAAGACCCTTAGGAATCACAGTTCAAGCAGAAATTAATCCAGCAAATTGGTTCCTAAATCCATCATACGATGTTAGGTCATCATATTACCTTGAAGAAGTTGCTACAGAATTTGATGTCCAAGGGCTTGAACTCGACTGGACCATCGTTGGATGGGATGCCGATTTTCGGTTCACCGAAGGAGCATGGCGCACTCTCTCATTCAGTGGCTTTAGCTGGAAGCAAATCAAGAGTCCAGTCCAGCAAGGCTATCGAAAGAACTCTTATCGTGTGCTTCTAACACGTGCTCGTCAGGGCATGGTAATATTCATCCCCCTGGGGGACTCCAGAGATAACACCCGGCGACCTGAATTCTACGACGGTACTTACAACTACCTGCGGCAAATCGGTGTTGAGGAAATCTAG
- a CDS encoding 5,10-methylenetetrahydrofolate reductase, giving the protein MEDRLSRLSDTIASGKFLVTAELAPPKGTDILAPLAAAERLKGIVDAFNVTDQQASVMRASPWALAKALQDRGIEPIMQMTCRDRNRVVMQGDLLGASILGISNVLCLTGDPPGTGDHPEAKAVNDLDVVALVATVKQLNSGKDLAGNKLQGTPNFCIGAVANPGAKTQEPELVKLRKKVAAGAQFIQTQAVYEPGQYAAFIKHVPGLDAAMIPGIIFLKSAKQARYMNEKIPGIHVPEALIAEIDSASDKEAASIAIAARIIRELRPICRGVHMMAMGWEHLIPEALKQAGLR; this is encoded by the coding sequence GTGGAGGATAGGTTGAGCCGATTATCTGACACCATCGCTTCCGGGAAGTTCCTCGTCACCGCCGAACTTGCGCCCCCAAAGGGCACCGATATCCTAGCCCCGCTTGCCGCCGCCGAGCGGCTCAAAGGCATTGTTGACGCCTTTAACGTCACCGATCAGCAGGCCTCCGTTATGCGTGCCTCTCCCTGGGCGCTGGCCAAGGCCCTTCAGGATCGCGGCATCGAGCCCATCATGCAGATGACCTGCCGCGACCGCAACAGGGTCGTGATGCAGGGCGATCTTCTCGGCGCATCCATCCTCGGCATCAGCAATGTTCTCTGCCTCACCGGCGACCCTCCCGGCACCGGCGATCACCCTGAGGCGAAGGCCGTTAACGATCTGGACGTGGTCGCCCTTGTGGCGACTGTGAAACAGCTCAATTCGGGCAAGGACCTAGCGGGCAACAAGCTCCAAGGCACGCCTAACTTCTGCATCGGCGCCGTCGCGAACCCTGGCGCGAAGACCCAGGAGCCGGAGCTGGTCAAGCTCCGCAAAAAGGTCGCGGCAGGGGCGCAGTTCATCCAGACCCAGGCCGTCTACGAGCCGGGCCAATATGCCGCCTTCATCAAGCATGTGCCCGGCCTGGATGCCGCCATGATCCCCGGCATCATCTTCTTGAAGTCCGCCAAGCAGGCGCGGTACATGAACGAGAAGATACCGGGCATCCACGTGCCCGAGGCCTTGATCGCCGAGATAGACTCAGCGAGCGATAAGGAGGCCGCCTCTATCGCCATCGCCGCGCGCATCATCAGGGAGCTGCGTCCCATCTGCCGTGGCGTCCACATGATGGCCATGGGGTGGGAGCATCTCATCCCCGAGGCATTGAAGCAGGCGGGCCTGCGCTAG
- the acpS gene encoding holo-[acyl-carrier-protein] synthase, with product MLTVGVDIVEIPRVEEAIARRGEAFLKRVYTEMEITLYRDRIHELAVRFAAKEAVMKALGTGIRGIGWREVEVLPNRRGKPLVYLHGRAKERAKLLGVKELAISLSHSKEYAVASVVGSDR from the coding sequence ATGCTGACCGTCGGCGTGGACATCGTCGAGATCCCCCGGGTGGAAGAGGCCATCGCCCGCCGGGGTGAAGCCTTTCTGAAGCGCGTCTACACGGAGATGGAGATCACGTTGTACCGCGACCGCATCCACGAGCTCGCTGTCCGTTTCGCCGCCAAAGAGGCCGTGATGAAGGCCCTTGGCACCGGCATCCGCGGCATCGGCTGGCGGGAGGTCGAAGTCCTGCCGAACCGCCGGGGCAAGCCCCTCGTCTACCTTCACGGCCGCGCCAAGGAGCGTGCCAAGCTCCTCGGGGTGAAGGAGCTGGCGATCAGCCTCTCTCACTCCAAGGAGTACGCCGTCGCCTCAGTCGTCGGGAGCGATAGATGA
- a CDS encoding DsbA family oxidoreductase, with translation MDRVERLEKQYGLEVEWRAFELHPEIPPEGRVLTRDPDRVKAGRERLLKAAAEDGVEMRFRERTSNSRLALEATEYARDQGKANGFHHALMKAYWVETRDIGDSDVLTDVAAACGLDAAELRQALTDRRYSEEVQHQIDLARQFNIYAVPSFIFSHKFLVQGCQPYDVFERIMEEHVLPDARAARGEAQSEDSAS, from the coding sequence CTGGACCGGGTCGAGCGGCTGGAGAAGCAGTACGGCCTAGAGGTGGAGTGGCGCGCCTTTGAGCTGCATCCCGAGATCCCGCCGGAGGGGCGCGTCCTTACCCGCGACCCGGATCGCGTAAAGGCGGGGCGCGAGCGCCTTCTGAAAGCGGCGGCGGAAGACGGCGTGGAGATGCGCTTCCGCGAGCGAACCTCCAATTCCCGGCTGGCGCTGGAGGCCACAGAATATGCCCGCGACCAGGGCAAGGCCAACGGCTTCCACCACGCCCTCATGAAGGCCTACTGGGTTGAGACGCGGGACATCGGCGACAGCGACGTTTTGACGGATGTGGCCGCGGCCTGCGGGCTGGACGCCGCGGAGCTGCGCCAGGCACTCACGGACAGGCGCTACTCGGAAGAAGTCCAGCACCAGATAGACCTGGCGCGCCAGTTCAACATCTACGCCGTACCGTCCTTCATCTTCAGCCACAAGTTCCTGGTCCAAGGCTGCCAGCCGTACGACGTCTTCGAGCGCATCATGGAGGAGCATGTCCTGCCGGACGCCAGGGCGGCAAGGGGCGAGGCACAGAGCGAAGATAGCGCCTCGTAG
- a CDS encoding ATP-dependent Clp protease ATP-binding subunit — protein sequence MASRFEKFSERARRVLSLAQEEAQRFNHNYIGTEHILLGLARETEGVAARVLSNLGVELSKVRSAVEFIIGRGEKAVPGEIGLTPRAKKVIELAVDEARRLNHSYIGTEHLLIGLMREGEGVAAGVLESLGVTLEKVRNETSRILSQTMSQQQGQGARPQTRTPVLDQLGIDLTAAARAGKLDPVIGRHKEIERVVQILSRRTKNNPVLIGEPGVGKTAIVEALAHRIVGGEVPETLLNKRLVTLDMGALVAGTKYRGEFEERLKKVIEEIKASGNCVLFIDEMHTMVGAGAAEGAVDAANILKPSLSRGELQCIGATTLDEYRKYVERDAGLERRFQPVTVDEPSVDDTVEILRGIKARYEEHHKLTITDEALRAAAQLASRYISDRFLPDKAIDLMDEASSRVRISSATTPLSVKEAMQVLEKVRKEKEEAIGGQQYEYAAELRDRELKLNERLEQLEKEWQSEQSKERPEVTAEHISQVVAMWTGIPVTRLATQETARLLQMEEYLHKRIIGQDEAITVISKAIRRARAGLKDPRRPIGAFLFLGPTGVGKTELVRVLSEFMFGSEENMIRLDMSEFMERHTVARLVGAPPGYVGYDEGGQLTEAVRRKSYCVILMDEIEKAHDEVFNILLQIFDDGHLTDAKGRRVDFRNAIVVMTSNIGADLIRKSTSMGFVQTGTEAIESKRAYEQMKEKVLGEVKRRFKPEFLNRIDSQVTFHALSQEHIQQIVGLMLNVVGKTMLEKGMGMKATQAAKELLAKKGFDPAYGARPLRRTIQNMVEDALSDAVLKGEFDAGDTVVVDADEEKIILRKEQGEAPAVAGAELAAPAK from the coding sequence ATGGCAAGTAGATTCGAAAAATTCTCGGAGCGGGCACGAAGGGTGCTCTCCCTGGCTCAGGAAGAGGCCCAGCGCTTTAACCACAACTATATCGGGACGGAGCACATCCTCCTGGGTCTTGCCCGCGAGACCGAAGGCGTTGCCGCCCGTGTCCTCTCCAACCTTGGCGTGGAGTTGAGCAAGGTTCGCTCCGCAGTTGAATTCATCATCGGCCGCGGCGAAAAGGCTGTGCCCGGCGAGATCGGCCTGACGCCCCGCGCCAAGAAGGTCATCGAACTTGCTGTTGACGAGGCGCGCCGCCTCAATCACAGCTACATCGGCACGGAGCATCTGCTCATCGGCCTTATGCGCGAAGGTGAGGGCGTTGCCGCAGGTGTCCTCGAGAGCCTCGGCGTCACTTTGGAGAAGGTGCGCAACGAGACCAGCCGCATCCTCAGCCAGACGATGTCCCAGCAGCAAGGCCAGGGGGCGCGCCCCCAAACGCGCACACCGGTCCTGGATCAGCTCGGCATTGACCTGACCGCTGCCGCCCGCGCAGGCAAGCTCGATCCGGTTATCGGCCGCCACAAGGAGATCGAACGTGTAGTTCAGATTTTGAGCCGCCGCACCAAAAACAACCCGGTGCTCATCGGTGAGCCTGGAGTAGGCAAAACGGCTATCGTCGAGGCTCTCGCCCATCGCATCGTCGGTGGCGAAGTGCCGGAGACGCTCCTCAATAAGCGCCTCGTCACGCTCGATATGGGCGCGCTCGTTGCTGGCACCAAGTACCGCGGCGAGTTCGAGGAGCGACTGAAGAAAGTCATCGAAGAGATCAAGGCCTCAGGCAACTGTGTGCTGTTCATTGATGAGATGCACACCATGGTCGGCGCAGGCGCGGCTGAAGGCGCTGTAGATGCCGCAAACATCCTGAAGCCCTCCCTCTCTCGCGGCGAACTCCAGTGCATCGGCGCCACGACCTTGGACGAGTACCGTAAGTACGTGGAGCGCGATGCCGGCCTCGAGCGCCGCTTTCAGCCTGTGACGGTGGACGAGCCCAGCGTTGACGATACGGTGGAGATCCTCCGCGGCATCAAGGCCCGCTATGAGGAGCACCACAAGCTCACCATCACGGACGAGGCTCTGCGCGCCGCCGCGCAACTCGCCTCCCGCTATATCTCCGACCGCTTCCTGCCCGATAAGGCCATTGACCTGATGGACGAAGCCTCCTCTCGTGTGCGCATCAGCAGCGCCACCACGCCGCTCTCCGTGAAAGAGGCGATGCAGGTGCTGGAAAAGGTGCGCAAGGAGAAGGAAGAGGCCATCGGCGGCCAGCAGTACGAGTATGCCGCCGAGCTTCGCGACCGCGAACTCAAGCTGAACGAGCGCCTGGAGCAACTTGAAAAGGAGTGGCAGAGCGAGCAGTCCAAGGAGCGCCCGGAGGTCACCGCCGAGCACATCAGCCAGGTCGTAGCCATGTGGACAGGTATCCCCGTGACGCGTCTGGCCACGCAAGAGACGGCGCGCCTCCTCCAGATGGAGGAGTATCTCCACAAGCGCATCATCGGCCAGGATGAGGCGATCACCGTTATCTCGAAGGCTATCCGCCGCGCCCGTGCAGGCCTCAAGGACCCGCGACGGCCCATCGGCGCCTTCCTCTTCCTTGGCCCTACCGGCGTGGGCAAGACTGAGCTTGTGCGCGTTCTCTCTGAGTTCATGTTCGGCAGCGAAGAAAACATGATCCGCCTCGATATGTCGGAGTTCATGGAGCGCCACACCGTAGCCCGGCTCGTCGGCGCGCCTCCCGGCTATGTGGGCTATGACGAGGGCGGCCAGCTCACCGAAGCCGTGCGCCGCAAATCCTACTGCGTGATCCTCATGGACGAGATCGAGAAGGCCCACGATGAGGTCTTCAACATCCTCCTGCAAATCTTTGACGATGGACACCTGACCGACGCCAAAGGTCGCAGGGTGGACTTCCGCAACGCCATCGTCGTGATGACCAGCAACATCGGCGCCGATCTGATCCGCAAGAGCACTTCCATGGGCTTTGTGCAGACGGGCACCGAGGCGATCGAATCCAAGCGCGCCTACGAACAGATGAAAGAGAAGGTCCTGGGTGAGGTGAAGCGCCGCTTCAAGCCCGAGTTCTTGAACAGAATAGACTCTCAGGTCACCTTCCACGCCCTGAGCCAGGAGCACATCCAGCAGATCGTCGGCCTGATGCTCAACGTCGTCGGCAAGACCATGCTGGAGAAGGGCATGGGCATGAAAGCCACCCAAGCGGCTAAGGAGCTCCTGGCCAAGAAAGGCTTTGATCCGGCCTACGGCGCCCGCCCGCTCCGCCGCACCATCCAGAACATGGTGGAAGATGCCCTATCGGATGCGGTGCTCAAGGGTGAGTTCGATGCGGGCGACACTGTTGTAGTGGATGCCGATGAAGAGAAGATCATCCTCCGCAAGGAGCAGGGAGAGGCGCCGGCCGTCGCCGGAGCCGAGTTGGCTGCGCCGGCGAAGTAG
- the tenA gene encoding thiaminase II translates to MMALMGLAERLRRHAAGLWRANLRHPFVHGIGDGSLPLERFTYFLKQDYVFLIGYARALSLASAKAPDHEGMTKFAELAHATLSQEMALHRRYCAGFAISAKALERTNPARVTSAYSGYLIRIAKAGSIQEIAAALLPCQWGYSDVGLHLAKTGDLSPNNRYREWIASYASPEFKATADWLRGYLNRHGKVVTAAQMKRLDTIFATSARHEYAFWEMAWRS, encoded by the coding sequence ATGATGGCGCTCATGGGACTAGCCGAACGCCTCCGTAGACACGCCGCCGGACTCTGGCGCGCGAACCTTCGCCATCCCTTCGTGCACGGCATCGGCGACGGCTCGCTGCCCCTGGAGCGCTTCACCTACTTCCTGAAGCAGGACTACGTCTTCCTCATCGGCTACGCCAGGGCGCTCTCCCTGGCTTCAGCCAAGGCGCCGGACCATGAGGGCATGACGAAGTTCGCAGAACTGGCGCACGCGACACTCTCCCAGGAGATGGCGCTACACCGCCGCTACTGCGCAGGCTTCGCCATCAGCGCGAAAGCCCTTGAGCGCACCAACCCGGCAAGGGTCACGAGCGCCTATTCAGGTTATCTGATCCGAATCGCCAAGGCCGGCTCCATCCAGGAGATCGCGGCGGCGCTCTTGCCCTGCCAGTGGGGCTACAGCGACGTGGGGCTGCACCTAGCGAAGACGGGCGACCTTTCACCGAATAATCGCTACCGCGAGTGGATCGCCAGCTATGCCTCTCCCGAGTTCAAGGCAACGGCCGATTGGCTCCGCGGCTACCTGAACCGGCACGGGAAGGTCGTCACAGCGGCGCAGATGAAACGACTGGATACCATCTTTGCCACGAGCGCGCGCCACGAATATGCTTTCTGGGAGATGGCGTGGCGCTCATGA
- the queA gene encoding tRNA preQ1(34) S-adenosylmethionine ribosyltransferase-isomerase QueA, translating into MPQDLRTADFDYHLPPELIAQTPIEPRDHSRLLVLNRRDGSIEHRRFFDLPSYLRSNDLLVFNDSRVIPARLLGRKAGSQGKVELLLLHRIGPKRWQALAKPGRRLGPGIKVEIEGAKKQYVLEIESKSGDGTVIVRLDDEGVIEECGHAPLPPYIQERLSDPERYQTVYARVKGSAAAPTAGLHFTPELLQRIQQQGVKFAFVTLHVGLDTFRPVDEADPREHVIHKEYCELPLETARAIAERRKRGGRIIAVGTTTTRVLETAAKAGGVAPWNGWTSTYILPGHTFRAVDALITNFHLPKSTLLMLVSAFAGKALIDKAYREAIEQRYRFYSFGDAMLIE; encoded by the coding sequence GTGCCGCAGGATCTCCGGACGGCCGATTTCGACTACCATCTGCCGCCGGAGCTTATCGCCCAGACACCTATCGAGCCGCGCGACCATTCGCGCCTGCTGGTGCTGAACCGCCGGGACGGCTCCATCGAGCACCGCCGCTTTTTCGACCTGCCGTCCTATCTCCGCAGCAACGATCTGCTCGTCTTCAACGATAGTCGGGTTATCCCGGCACGCCTCCTCGGGCGAAAGGCGGGCTCCCAGGGCAAGGTAGAGCTTCTCCTGCTCCACCGGATAGGACCGAAGCGCTGGCAGGCGCTAGCCAAGCCTGGAAGGCGGTTGGGCCCTGGCATCAAGGTGGAGATCGAAGGGGCAAAAAAGCAGTACGTCCTCGAAATCGAGTCGAAGAGTGGCGATGGCACGGTGATCGTGCGACTCGACGACGAAGGCGTGATCGAGGAGTGCGGGCATGCGCCGCTGCCGCCGTACATCCAGGAGCGCCTCAGCGACCCGGAGCGCTATCAGACGGTCTACGCCCGGGTGAAGGGGAGCGCAGCGGCGCCGACGGCGGGGCTGCACTTTACGCCGGAGCTTTTGCAAAGGATCCAGCAACAGGGCGTGAAGTTCGCCTTCGTGACACTGCATGTTGGACTGGATACCTTCCGCCCAGTGGACGAGGCGGACCCGCGCGAGCATGTTATCCACAAGGAGTACTGCGAGCTCCCGCTGGAGACGGCAAGGGCCATCGCCGAGAGGCGCAAGCGGGGCGGGCGGATCATCGCGGTGGGGACGACGACGACGCGGGTGCTGGAGACGGCGGCAAAGGCGGGAGGCGTTGCCCCCTGGAACGGCTGGACTTCGACCTATATCCTGCCGGGCCACACCTTCAGAGCGGTGGACGCCCTCATCACGAACTTCCACCTGCCGAAGTCAACGCTGCTGATGCTGGTGAGCGCCTTCGCGGGGAAGGCCTTGATTGACAAGGCCTACCGGGAGGCGATAGAACAGCGGTACCGCTTCTATAGCTTTGGGGATGCGATGCTGATTGAGTGA
- a CDS encoding bifunctional 5,10-methylene-tetrahydrofolate dehydrogenase/5,10-methylene-tetrahydrofolate cyclohydrolase, which translates to MASIIDGKAISEQILKESGEEVTKLRQNGLTPGLAAVLVGDNPASQVYVRNKTKSCEQIGMFAETIRMPKESPQEAVVQKVRGLNRDPRFHGILVQLPLPSHIDEGTVVNTVAPEKDADGLTAASMGRLALGEPIFVPATAAGIQQLLLRTGHDPEGKHVVICGRSNIVSKPLALLLVQKAKGANATVTMCHTRTKDIASFTRQADILVVSTGVAQWVKGDMVKPGAVVIDVGINRINDPTTKSGTRLVGDVDFASVSTKAAAITPVPGGVGPMTVAMLVASTVKAAAHSLKAR; encoded by the coding sequence ATGGCAAGCATCATTGACGGCAAGGCGATTTCCGAGCAGATTCTCAAGGAATCGGGCGAAGAGGTGACAAAGCTCAGGCAGAATGGCCTCACGCCCGGCCTGGCCGCGGTGCTGGTGGGCGATAACCCCGCATCTCAAGTTTATGTGCGCAACAAGACAAAGTCCTGCGAGCAGATCGGTATGTTCGCCGAGACGATCCGGATGCCGAAGGAGTCGCCACAGGAGGCAGTGGTGCAGAAGGTGCGCGGGCTGAATCGAGACCCTCGCTTCCACGGCATCCTTGTCCAGCTACCGCTGCCTTCGCACATAGACGAAGGGACGGTGGTGAACACGGTCGCGCCGGAGAAGGATGCCGATGGCCTCACTGCCGCCAGCATGGGCAGGCTCGCCTTAGGCGAGCCGATCTTCGTGCCTGCCACCGCCGCAGGCATCCAGCAATTGCTCCTGCGCACCGGCCACGACCCTGAGGGCAAGCACGTGGTGATCTGCGGGCGGAGCAACATCGTCAGCAAGCCGCTGGCGCTGCTCCTGGTGCAAAAGGCGAAGGGGGCGAACGCCACCGTGACGATGTGCCACACGCGCACCAAGGACATCGCCTCCTTCACGCGCCAGGCCGATATCCTGGTGGTCAGCACCGGCGTGGCGCAGTGGGTGAAAGGCGACATGGTGAAGCCGGGAGCTGTGGTGATAGACGTCGGCATCAATCGCATCAACGACCCGACAACGAAGAGCGGCACGCGCCTGGTGGGCGATGTGGACTTCGCCAGCGTCAGCACAAAGGCCGCCGCCATCACACCCGTCCCCGGCGGCGTGGGACCGATGACCGTCGCCATGCTGGTGGCAAGCACCGTAAAGGCAGCGGCGCACTCGCTCAAGGCTAGATAG
- a CDS encoding Lrp/AsnC family transcriptional regulator yields the protein MAVKAYILVSTEPEHTAQLHAKLKKLKRVKEVHEVMGPYDIVIEVKAKELAEVTDLLRKSIRPMTGVRNTTTCVAMN from the coding sequence ATGGCCGTGAAAGCGTACATCCTCGTTTCGACGGAGCCGGAGCACACGGCGCAGCTTCACGCCAAGCTGAAGAAGCTGAAACGCGTCAAAGAAGTCCACGAGGTGATGGGCCCCTACGATATCGTGATCGAGGTGAAGGCGAAGGAGCTGGCCGAGGTCACAGACCTCCTCCGGAAGTCCATCCGCCCGATGACGGGCGTTCGCAACACCACCACCTGCGTGGCGATGAACTAG